The region AGCTCCTTGATCGTCCATACCGACGTCAGCGGTCTCTTCAAGAAATTCGGCCGCCAGCTCGAGATCGAGGTCCGGGAGTTTTCGGGCGAGATTCGCTTCGATCCCAATTCGGCCAAGGACTCCTCGCTGAAGTTCGAGGCCAAGACCCATTCGCTGGCTCTCAAGACCCGAGCCACCGACCAGGATCGGGAAAACATCGAAATCCGAATGCACGAGAAAATGCTCCAGACCGAGCAATATCCCGACATCCGCTATGAGAGCGAGAAGGTCAGGATTTGGAAAGTCGGCGAGCGCCAATACGACGTCGAGGTCTTGGGACGGCTCAATCTTCATGGCCAGACCAACTTCCTGCCCCTGAAGGCCCAGCTGCATTTGAAGGAAGGAAAGATCCACGTCAGCGGGACGACTTCGCTCAAGCAATCCGATTACAAGATCAAGCCTTACTCCTACCAAGGCGGGGCCCTCAAAGTTGCCGACGAAGTGAAATTGTCCTTTGACATTGTCGCGGCGCGCTGATCGGTCTCTGCCTGGCACCGCGGCCGCGGCGCCGGAAAAAAAATTTAGATTTTAC is a window of bacterium DNA encoding:
- a CDS encoding YceI family protein, which gives rise to SSLIVHTDVSGLFKKFGRQLEIEVREFSGEIRFDPNSAKDSSLKFEAKTHSLALKTRATDQDRENIEIRMHEKMLQTEQYPDIRYESEKVRIWKVGERQYDVEVLGRLNLHGQTNFLPLKAQLHLKEGKIHVSGTTSLKQSDYKIKPYSYQGGALKVADEVKLSFDIVAAR